One stretch of Zingiber officinale cultivar Zhangliang chromosome 6B, Zo_v1.1, whole genome shotgun sequence DNA includes these proteins:
- the LOC121992299 gene encoding histone-lysine N-methyltransferase ATXR7-like isoform X2 codes for MPHPCLPSRRGIPRFRLSHIDPLANEELLPNEVVCIGCCTNCSRSCAESCDFTSYVSNEKKNSSGHVLSEHGSTKCVSDTNDFFPHNHAVTCSSCWCSYDGSGPSCLHEQVDVGPYVAMEGSSQSFSNICELPLPDGTGVTLTQNSCDRYAQFSISGWMYVNQNGHMCGPYSQEQLIEGLSSGFLPEELPVYPVINGSISTSVTLKYLKQFSSPRYYPSSVDATARDENSQLAGKDPVSYFSSRTVHDATVTASHGSGQGKSNIGMTKSTSLLMRSLSSEESCWMFEDKEGMKHGPHSLAELCYWHHNSYLEDSLMIYHVDNRLGPFSLAILVEEWSRINCENISENDIKSEGDDAELDNSFTSLLFNSSEEVSIQLHSAIMKAARRVLLDEIFSTIIPEFISTKKAQRHLRAESIDKNAKTYELSKGKEQPPLNTLQEVNSSQQTCSIILDIHENIKEVLLETSKFCYYDCMKVLWDSVLYDHVMEYCGAWLKKKQWSGLQCSSLIVNSEVQDPDQMDMVLKNADKVVELEPVSSRHDMDFPPGFGPNIGTLDTCVQSSLTSEGSCLVKEVDVTKDSTSLFGTLTIILGSLENQLFVSAKVSLFQFFEAVIKDELTDLLCSAVEDNSSTGMINLTENHDESPSSSVDMTTGAVTKPYESTVASEQLCNAFELLNSPNTSSFYDDKSDVFLGEPPPPGLDDCSHLVLDQKAKFRPGKTTEYIPVINKYLALAVFRQKLHEQVLNAWKLFYYSNSFCKHFLSCEALRKFQVNVTDMKGQRQKNFVLGQTSNDGPDDTSAPSAVLEKHKERSRASNSLVLIDESLRTGKYKYFRKKKFGKKISEPLATSSCSGFPKQPMDTLQVQKKEKSMSGPLVKKTAHKSSSRELESHNIDHQCKPSVLALNEKESSESCSVPRKRRRLRKAYECQKESSAPPCSSGLNFMNDAYSNADDLLGIAKFGFLGRKHEADDCKESSDLCDIQNVCDIPRKKQKLKKAAHRIREEACSLSSHAELTTTDTYNIADDCYMVQGISTGNGKDRLDASLVLEQDSDMNNKVDDTDQFSLSIQEGQKRLSISNANANLARRKSQLKRKVELNELPPPKSSKISSIRSEKISKKKHVAKKKVKATLPCPKSDGCARCSINGWDWHKWSKTALPADRARVRGIRNQKYSLNFHINAPHNINPKGPSARTNRVKYRNLLAAAEGTDILKVTQLKARKKRLRFQRSKIHDWGLVALEPIDAEDFVIEYVGELIRRRISDIREHLYERMGIGSSYLFRLDDGYVVDATKRGGLARFINHSCEPNCYTKVITVEGQKKIFIYAKRHISAGEEVTYNYKFPLEEQKIPCNCGSQRCRGSMN; via the exons ATGCCGCATCCGTGCCTTCCCTCTCGTCGAGGGATACCGCGGTTTCGCCTCTCGCACATCGATCCG TTGGCAAACGAGGAACTTTTACCCAATGAAGTAGTCTGCATAGGTTGCTGCACTAACTGCTCAAGATCTTGTGCAGAATCCTGTGATTTCACTAGTTATGTatctaatgaaaaaaaaaattcttctggACATGTATTATCtgaacatggatcaacaaaatgtGTTAGTGACACAAATGATTTCTTCCCTCACAATCATGCTGTCACGTGCTCATCATGTTG GTGTTCATATGATGGTAGTGGTCCCTCCTGTTTGCACGAACAAGTGGATGTAGGCCCTTATGTTGCAATGGAAGGAAGTTCTCAATCTTTTTCTAATATCTGTGAGCTACCCTTGCCTGATGGTACTGGTGTTACACTTACCCAGAACAGTTGTGATAGATATGCTCAATTTTCAATCAGTGGATGGATGTATGTTAATCAAAATGGCCATATGTGTGGACCGTACAGTCAAGAACAGCTTATTGAGGGCTTATCATCTGGATTCTTGCCTGAAGAACTTCCCGTTTATCCTGTTATAAATGGAAGCATCAGTACTTCAGTAACCCTGAAATATTTGAAACAGTTTTCAAGTCCAAGATATTACCCATCAAGTGTAGATGCCACGGCAAGAGATGAAAATTCTCAGTTGGCAGGAAAGGATCCAGTTAGTTATTTCTCATCAAGAACAGTACATGATGCAACAGTTACTGCTTCTCACGGTTCTGGACAGGGAAAAAGCAACATTGGAATGACCAAGTCTACATCATTGTTGATGAGG TCACTTTCAAGTGAAGAGAGCTGCTGGATGTTCGAGGATAAGGAAGGCATGAAACATGGGCCACATTCGCTTGCTGAACTGTGTTATTGGCATCACAACAGTTATCTTGAAGATTCATTAATG ATCTACCATGTGGATAATAGGTTGGGGCCATTTTCTCTTGCCATTTTAGTTGAAGAATGGAGCAGAATTAACTGTGAGAATATATCTGAAAATGATATTAAGAGCGAGGGTGATGATGCTGAATTAGACAATTCTTTCACGAGTCTATTGTTTAATTCATCAGAAGAAGTCTCAATTCAGCTGCACTCTGCCATAATGAAAGCAGCTCGTCGAGTCCTACTGGATGAaatatttagcactatcatacCTGAGTTTATCTCAACGAAGAAAGCTCAACGGCATCTGAGGGCTGAGTCTATTGATAAGAATGCTAAAACCTATGAGCTATCGAAAGGGAAG GAACAACCTCCTCTTAACACGCTACAAGAAGTCAATTCTTCACAGCAAACATGTTCTATAATTCTCGACATCCATGAAAACATCAAAGAAGTGTTATTAGAAACTAGCAAATTTTGTTACTATGACTGTATGAAAGTTTTGTGGGACTCAGTCTTGTATGATCATGTAATGGAGTATTGTGGTGCATGGCTCAAGAAAAAGCAATGGTCTGGCTTACAATGTTCATCCTTAATTGTTAATTCTGAGGTGCAGGATCCAGATCAGATGGATATGGTGCTAAAGAATGCTGATAAA gtcGTGGAGTTGGAACCAGTATCTTCGAGACATGATATGGATTTCCCTCCGGGATTTGGACCTAACATAGGGACCCTGGATACCTGTGTTCAGTCATCTTTGACTTCAGAAGGCAGTTGTCTAGTGAAGGAAGTGGATGTGACAAAGGATTCCACTTCCTTATTTGGAACTCTGACGATTATCCTGGGAAGTTTGGAAAATCAATTATTTGTGTCAGCCAAGGTAtctttatttcaattttttgaaGCTGTCATCAAAGATGAATTGACAGATTTACTTTGTTCAGCAGTTGAGGACAATTCAAGCACT GGCATGATCAATTTGACCGAAAACCATGATGAGTCTCCATCTAGCTCAGTTGATATGACTACTGGTGCAGTGACAAAGCCTTATG AATCAACTGTAGCTTCTGAACAGTTATGCAATGCTTTTGAGCTGTTGAACTCACCAAATACCTCCAGTTTTTATGATGATAAGTCGGATGTCTTTTTGGGTGAACCACCACCTCCTGGTCTGGATGACTGTTCCCATTTGGTTCTTGATCAGAAAGCTAAATTCCGGCCTGGAAAGACAACTGAATATATTCCTGTCATTAATAAATATTTGGCTTTAGCTGTTTTTCGTCAAAAGCTTCATGAACAAGTTCTTAACGCGTGGAAGCTCTTTTACTACAGCAATTCATTTTGCAAACATTTCCTTTCATGTGAGGCTTTGAGAAAATTTCAAGTAAATGTCACTGACATGAAAGGACAACGTCAGAAAAACTTTGTCTTG GGTCAAACTTCTAATGATGGACCAGATGATACCTCTGCTCCATCTGCCGTTTTAGAGAAACACAAAGAAAGATCCAGGGCTTCTAACAGTTTAGTGTTAATTGATGAATCTTTGAGGActggaaaatataaatatttccgTAAGAAAAAATTTGGCAAGAAAATATCTGAGCCCCTAGCAACTTCAAGTTGTTCTGGGTTTCCTAAGCAACCTATGGACACTCTGCAAGTGCAAAAGAAGGAAAAATCAATGTCAGGGCCTCTAGTTAAAAAGACTGCACACAAGTCAAGTTCTCGTGAATTAGAAAGTCACAATATTGATCATCAGTGCAAACCGTCAGTGCTAGCTTTGAACGAGAAAGAATCATCTGAATCTTGCAGTGTACCAAGAAAAAGGCGGAGATTGAGGAAGGCTTACGAGTGTCAGAAAGaatcatccgcacctccttgtagTTCTGGATTGAATTTTATGAATGATGCATATTCTAATGCTGATGATTTACTTGGCATTGCTAAATTTGGTTTTCTTGGTCGGAAGCATGAGGCAGATGATTGTAAAGAATCATCAGATCTTTGTGACATACAGAATGTTTGTGATATACCAAGAAAAAAGCAGAAGTTAAAGAAAGCTGCTCATAGGATCCGTGAGGAGGCTTGTTCACTCTCGTCCCATGCTGAATTGACAACAACTGATACATATAATATTGCTGATGATTGCTATATGGTTCAAGGGATTTCCACTGGTAATGGAAAAGACAGGTTGGATGCTAGCTTAGTTTTAGAGCAGGATTCTGACATGAACAACAAAGTTGATGACACTGATCAGTTTAGTTTGAGCATACAGGAAGGACAAAAAAGACTGTCCATTTCTAATGCTAATGCAAACT TAGCAAGAAGAAAATCTCAGCTTAAGAGGAAGGTTGAGTTGAATGAACTACCACCTCCTAAAAGTTCAAAAATATCATCTATACGGTCAGAGAAGATATCAAAGAAAAAACACGTGGCAAAGAAGAAGGTTAAAGCTACATTACCATGCCCAAAGTCAGATGGTTGTGCTCGGTGTTCAATCAATGGGTGGGACTGGCATAAGTGGTCAAAAACTGCACTTCCAGCTGACAGGGCACGTGTGAGAGGAATTCGTAACCAAAAATATTCATTAAATTTTCATATTAATGCTCCACATAATATAAATCCCAAGGGCCCTTCTGCAAGGACAAATAGGGTTAAATATCGGAATCTTCTTGCTGCTGCTGAGGGTACTGATATATTGAAAGTCACTCAGTTGAAG GCAAGAAAGAAACGACTGCGGTTTCAAAGGAGCAAAATACATGATTGGGGTCTGGTTGCTCTTGAGCCAATTGATGCAGAAGATTTTGTCATTGAATATGTAGGGGAATTGATCCGTCGTCGA ATATCTGATATACGTGAGCACCTATATGAAAGGATGGGAATCGGCAGTAGTTATCTCTTTAGATTGGATGATGGTTATGTG